In one window of Azotobacter salinestris DNA:
- the kdsA gene encoding 3-deoxy-8-phosphooctulonate synthase: MTQKTIRVGSIEIANDKPMVLFGGMNVLESRDLALKVCEEYVRVTEKLGIPYVFKASFDKANRSSITSFRGPGLEEGMRIFEEVKKAFGVPVLTDVHEPWQAAPVAEVCDILQLPAFLSRQTDLVVAMAKTSAVINIKKAQFLAPQEMKHILGKCEEAGNEQLILCERGTSFGYNNLVVDMLGFGIMKQFGYPVFFDVTHALQMPGGRADSAGGRRAQVSDLAKAGISQGLAGLFLEAHPDPENAKCDGPCALRLDKLEPFLAQLAQLDALVKKFPPIETA; encoded by the coding sequence ATGACCCAGAAGACCATTCGAGTCGGCTCTATCGAGATCGCCAACGACAAACCCATGGTGCTGTTCGGCGGGATGAACGTGCTGGAGTCCCGCGATCTGGCGCTGAAGGTCTGCGAGGAGTACGTGCGGGTCACCGAGAAACTCGGCATTCCCTACGTGTTCAAGGCCAGCTTCGACAAGGCCAACCGCTCGTCGATCACGTCCTTCCGCGGCCCCGGTCTGGAAGAGGGCATGCGGATCTTCGAAGAGGTGAAGAAGGCCTTCGGCGTGCCGGTGCTCACCGACGTGCACGAACCCTGGCAGGCGGCTCCGGTGGCGGAGGTCTGCGACATCCTCCAGTTGCCGGCCTTCCTGTCTCGGCAGACCGACCTGGTGGTCGCCATGGCCAAAACCTCCGCGGTGATCAACATCAAGAAGGCCCAGTTCCTCGCCCCTCAGGAGATGAAGCACATCCTCGGAAAGTGCGAGGAGGCCGGCAACGAGCAACTGATCCTCTGCGAGCGCGGCACCTCCTTCGGCTACAACAACCTGGTGGTCGACATGCTTGGCTTCGGCATCATGAAGCAGTTCGGATACCCGGTGTTCTTCGACGTGACCCATGCCCTGCAGATGCCGGGCGGACGCGCCGATTCCGCTGGTGGCCGCCGCGCCCAGGTCTCCGACCTGGCCAAGGCCGGTATCAGCCAGGGGCTGGCCGGATTGTTCCTCGAGGCCCATCCGGACCCCGAGAATGCCAAGTGCGACGGTCCCTGCGCCCTGCGCCTGGACAAGCTCGAGCCCTTCCTCGCTCAACTCGCGCAGCTGGATGCGCTGGTCAAGAAATTCCCGCCAATCGAAACTGCTTGA